One genomic region from Bacillus sp. SLBN-46 encodes:
- a CDS encoding TIGR02206 family membrane protein: MFSVTGMQGFELFSSVHIWTLVVFFVACGVLVYFRNKRKIYQQIIKWTLFILLPACEISSHLWLILTDQWDVSDLPLQLCSLSTFLAMYLFLKKNTKMFYLLYFFGTLPPFLAMVTPEMVYTFPHFRFIEYFLHHSVLPLAALYFILYEGYRVPRKAILSSYITANIIAVPIFILNKLIDTNFFYLAAPTQSETILTFFGTGIMYYINLEIAALIVFGITYIPMEILQRIESKKKQIQKTI, from the coding sequence ATGTTTTCTGTGACAGGAATGCAGGGATTTGAGTTATTTTCTTCTGTTCATATTTGGACATTAGTGGTATTCTTTGTAGCCTGTGGTGTTTTAGTGTATTTCAGAAACAAACGTAAGATATATCAGCAGATTATTAAATGGACACTATTTATTCTTTTGCCAGCCTGTGAAATTTCCTCGCATCTATGGCTAATCCTAACCGATCAATGGGACGTGAGTGATCTTCCTTTACAGCTTTGTTCGCTTAGTACCTTTTTAGCGATGTATTTATTTTTGAAAAAGAATACTAAGATGTTTTATTTGTTATATTTTTTCGGTACACTTCCTCCATTTTTAGCTATGGTTACACCAGAAATGGTCTACACATTCCCACATTTCCGCTTTATAGAATATTTCCTTCACCATTCCGTTCTTCCATTAGCCGCACTGTATTTTATCCTATATGAAGGTTACAGAGTTCCAAGGAAAGCAATCTTGTCTAGTTATATAACCGCTAATATTATTGCCGTTCCGATCTTTATCTTAAATAAGTTGATTGACACGAACTTTTTCTACCTGGCCGCTCCAACACAATCAGAAACCATTCTCACATTCTTCGGAACTGGGATTATGTATTATATCAATCTTGAGATTGCTGCACTGATTGTATTTGGAATTACCTATATACCAATGGAAATTTTACAAAGGATAGAAAGCAAGAAGAAACAAATTCAAAAGACTATATAA
- a CDS encoding XRE family transcriptional regulator yields the protein MENIDIGKKVEKYRKAKGLSNRELATIAEITPSMLSQIERGLANPSIQTLKVLAKALDVPTFSFLLEETNTVDLVVKSNERKKMIVDGLSYELLSPDFSGSLATAIMNVPPNTSSSEKLLEHKGEEVAFVLEGKIKVYLDDEQYILEPGDSVKIPAHMKHKWENHFNEKASVLFSVTPPVF from the coding sequence ATGGAAAATATAGATATCGGTAAAAAAGTGGAGAAATACAGAAAAGCCAAAGGTTTAAGCAATAGAGAATTAGCCACGATAGCTGAAATTACACCATCCATGTTAAGTCAAATTGAACGAGGATTAGCCAATCCTTCTATTCAAACTCTAAAGGTTTTAGCTAAGGCCCTTGATGTTCCTACTTTTAGTTTTTTACTAGAAGAAACAAATACTGTTGATTTAGTTGTGAAGTCAAATGAGCGAAAAAAAATGATTGTAGATGGACTTTCATATGAATTATTGTCACCTGATTTTTCAGGATCGCTGGCAACTGCGATTATGAATGTTCCTCCGAATACCTCTTCATCTGAGAAACTTTTGGAACACAAAGGAGAAGAAGTTGCTTTTGTATTGGAAGGGAAAATAAAGGTGTATTTAGATGATGAGCAATACATTTTAGAGCCTGGAGATAGTGTAAAGATACCCGCACATATGAAGCATAAATGGGAAAATCATTTTAATGAGAAAGCATCCGTCCTTTTTTCGGTCACTCCGCCGGTTTTTTAA
- a CDS encoding LysE family translocator, with translation MNDFFTFLILSLFVVMSPGIDTALITKRTISDGRTDGYKMALGITAGSLVHTFAAAFGLSAILMHSAVAFEIVKYAGAIYLIYLGLSSFISRKKKKAASVENQNHSELKKSAFKQGLFSNVLNPKVAMFFLTFLPQFVQPGAAVTQQLIIMGVIYTLLSITWFFVYVFFINYLREWLMSPKVQRIMDKTTGLILIGFGLKLALGKQQ, from the coding sequence ATGAATGACTTCTTTACGTTTTTAATCCTCTCATTATTTGTTGTCATGAGTCCAGGAATCGATACAGCACTCATTACAAAGAGGACGATTTCAGATGGAAGAACAGATGGCTATAAAATGGCTTTAGGTATTACAGCTGGATCCTTGGTACATACCTTCGCTGCTGCCTTTGGACTTTCTGCTATATTAATGCATTCTGCCGTTGCGTTTGAAATTGTTAAATATGCGGGTGCCATTTACTTGATCTACCTCGGATTATCTTCTTTCATCTCTAGGAAAAAGAAGAAAGCTGCTAGTGTTGAAAACCAAAATCATTCTGAGCTGAAAAAGTCAGCTTTTAAACAAGGTCTCTTTTCAAATGTACTCAATCCTAAAGTGGCCATGTTCTTCTTAACCTTTTTACCCCAATTTGTTCAACCGGGAGCTGCCGTTACACAACAACTCATTATAATGGGTGTTATATACACACTCCTATCCATCACTTGGTTTTTTGTTTACGTCTTTTTCATAAATTATTTGCGTGAATGGCTTATGTCTCCGAAAGTGCAAAGGATTATGGATAAGACAACAGGACTTATATTAATTGGATTTGGATTAAAATTGGCTTTAGGTAAACAACAATAA
- a CDS encoding Bcr/CflA family multidrug efflux MFS transporter, translated as MNKPSGKKRIQLALLLGSLGLLGPFTIDTYLPSFPTIVEDYHTTASLVQISLTSCLLGLGLGQLIIGPMSDVKGRRKPLIFFIVLYLLASLTCAIAPNIYFLIISRLVQGFAAAGGLVISRAIVRDLFSGRELTKFFTMMVLVGNLGPIVAPIAGGGILAFTNWHGVFVALACLGAVLLFTVSLKLEETLPVENRVPSNLPQILKNFGSLFRDRTFLGYALTQGFTTAGIFAYVSGIPFVYQNIYGVTPQQFSFLFGVNGIALIIGSQLVGRLADLIPERTFLKIGLAISTIAGASLLIALFLNAPLLAVAIPIFFFVGSISIIGTTCFALAIETQGHIAGSASALLGVLPFVLGSISAPLVGIAGPNTGIPMGCIIFSASFLAFLSYFGLVRKASIQIKPTKTAIKLSKQK; from the coding sequence TTGAATAAACCGAGTGGAAAAAAACGAATACAGCTTGCTTTACTTTTAGGATCACTTGGACTATTAGGACCTTTTACAATTGATACGTATTTGCCATCCTTTCCAACGATTGTAGAAGATTATCACACCACAGCTTCATTGGTACAAATTAGTTTAACTTCATGTTTATTAGGTCTGGGACTAGGGCAATTGATCATTGGTCCTATGAGTGATGTGAAAGGCCGTCGAAAACCTTTGATATTCTTTATCGTCTTGTACTTACTTGCTTCGCTGACATGTGCGATTGCACCTAATATCTATTTCCTTATTATATCCCGTTTAGTCCAGGGCTTTGCTGCCGCAGGTGGACTTGTGATCTCAAGAGCGATTGTCAGAGATCTTTTTAGTGGAAGGGAACTGACCAAGTTTTTTACAATGATGGTGTTAGTGGGGAACCTTGGGCCAATCGTTGCACCCATAGCCGGAGGGGGGATTCTTGCTTTTACCAATTGGCATGGGGTTTTTGTTGCTTTGGCTTGTTTAGGTGCGGTGTTGCTTTTCACTGTTTCATTAAAATTAGAAGAAACTCTGCCAGTTGAAAATCGTGTTCCTAGCAATTTACCACAAATTTTGAAGAACTTTGGTTCATTATTCAGAGATCGAACATTCTTGGGATACGCATTAACGCAAGGTTTTACGACTGCTGGAATCTTTGCCTATGTATCTGGGATTCCGTTTGTCTATCAGAATATATATGGAGTCACACCCCAACAATTTAGTTTTTTATTTGGAGTAAATGGGATAGCTTTAATTATTGGAAGTCAGTTGGTTGGCCGTTTGGCAGACCTCATTCCGGAGCGGACTTTCTTAAAGATAGGGTTAGCGATTTCTACCATTGCGGGTGCTTCATTATTAATCGCTTTGTTTTTAAATGCACCGCTTCTCGCCGTAGCCATTCCGATCTTCTTTTTTGTAGGTTCTATAAGTATTATTGGAACCACGTGTTTTGCTTTAGCCATTGAAACGCAAGGACATATTGCGGGTAGTGCCTCTGCCTTATTAGGGGTATTGCCTTTTGTCCTCGGCTCCATATCAGCTCCGCTAGTGGGTATTGCAGGGCCAAATACAGGAATTCCTATGGGATGCATCATTTTCAGCGCCAGTTTTCTAGCTTTCTTATCCTATTTTGGTTTAGTACGAAAAGCTTCGATACAGATAAAACCTACTAAAACAGCTATTAAGTTATCTAAACAAAAATAA
- a CDS encoding DUF2161 family putative PD-(D/E)XK-type phosphodiesterase — translation MKETKKLQEMDLYKPIQTFFVNEGYEVYGEVKDCDMVAVKGGELVVIELKLTLSVDLLIQAAKRQRITDQVYIAIPKPKDRLNSKRWADKCHLIRRMELGLIVVSSLSKRAKTEVVFHPSPFDRRKSRGKNKLKRESVLKEINGRSADYNVGGSTRIKIMTAYKENCIQIACYLRHFGPLSPKALIQLGTGGKTSSVLIKNYYGWFERIKRGTYVLTEKGEEEIKEFPDLLNFHLKRLQLQ, via the coding sequence ATGAAGGAAACAAAAAAGCTGCAAGAAATGGATTTATATAAACCAATTCAGACATTTTTTGTGAATGAAGGCTATGAGGTATATGGTGAGGTAAAAGATTGTGATATGGTTGCTGTTAAAGGTGGGGAGTTAGTGGTCATTGAATTAAAGCTTACGTTAAGTGTTGATTTGCTTATACAGGCAGCCAAACGACAGCGAATAACGGATCAAGTTTATATTGCCATCCCGAAACCAAAGGATCGTTTGAATTCTAAACGGTGGGCAGATAAATGCCATTTAATTAGAAGGATGGAGTTGGGGCTTATTGTGGTTTCGAGTCTATCGAAACGGGCAAAGACAGAAGTAGTCTTCCATCCATCACCGTTTGATCGTCGTAAAAGTAGGGGGAAAAACAAGTTAAAGAGAGAATCTGTTTTGAAGGAAATCAATGGGCGAAGTGCAGATTACAATGTTGGCGGTAGCACTCGGATTAAAATTATGACTGCTTATAAAGAGAATTGTATTCAAATTGCTTGTTACCTAAGACATTTCGGGCCATTATCCCCGAAAGCCTTAATCCAGTTGGGAACCGGTGGAAAAACTTCCTCTGTTCTTATTAAGAACTATTATGGTTGGTTTGAAAGAATTAAGAGAGGCACCTATGTACTAACTGAGAAGGGTGAAGAAGAAATAAAGGAATTTCCTGACCTTTTGAATTTTCACTTAAAAAGACTACAGTTGCAGTAA
- a CDS encoding DUF2441 domain-containing protein encodes MGKNEFFVYHIVTRTKMNLGQIIDFDHNQNNTLYRFFFEREQLNLKGEDFIQILYSNYTNEGLNLDKENADVAIKYIDQTIRAIREVIVEMVRLQEYPHYPSRLSCLYAAKSYDDVLKWKAIFDSYNRKVLQIVKLRVIGNSFEGDGKLLPKEDGAPFSQKIEQAREYWKGNTKNELPELLINGKIEVVEIIDDFTSLV; translated from the coding sequence ATGGGTAAGAATGAGTTTTTTGTTTATCACATTGTTACTAGAACCAAAATGAACCTTGGACAGATAATTGATTTTGATCACAACCAAAATAATACATTATATCGGTTCTTCTTTGAGAGGGAACAATTAAATTTGAAAGGCGAAGACTTTATACAAATTTTGTATAGTAACTATACAAATGAAGGGTTGAACTTGGATAAAGAAAATGCAGATGTAGCCATTAAGTATATTGATCAAACAATCAGAGCTATTAGAGAAGTAATAGTTGAAATGGTCAGGCTACAAGAGTATCCTCATTATCCTTCAAGATTATCTTGCCTTTATGCTGCTAAAAGTTATGATGACGTTCTAAAATGGAAAGCAATATTCGACTCTTACAACAGAAAGGTTTTACAGATCGTTAAACTTCGAGTCATAGGCAATTCTTTTGAGGGTGACGGAAAGCTTCTCCCAAAAGAAGATGGGGCTCCATTCTCTCAAAAAATTGAACAAGCTAGAGAATATTGGAAGGGTAATACGAAAAATGAACTTCCGGAACTTTTGATTAATGGTAAGATTGAAGTGGTAGAAATTATTGATGATTTTACATCGCTCGTATAA
- a CDS encoding GNAT family N-acetyltransferase encodes MNYQTYDQWNDEIWADAGFIYKQAFKEKGAKPEEIIRNMFQKGICFLHVGYMEDQIVAMALTGKLNELDALLIDYLAVHPDFQNRGLGKKMVKYIHEWSLSNFDALIIEVEAEKTPENLKRIHFWQKCGFTLTDYIHRYIWVPEPYKAMYIQTKSRHKEFTGEDLFKHIGKFHKASFHRKR; translated from the coding sequence TTGAATTATCAAACGTATGATCAATGGAATGACGAGATTTGGGCCGATGCAGGCTTCATCTATAAACAGGCTTTTAAAGAGAAGGGAGCAAAACCAGAGGAAATCATTCGGAATATGTTTCAAAAAGGAATTTGCTTTTTGCATGTTGGCTATATGGAAGACCAAATCGTAGCGATGGCCCTTACCGGTAAATTGAATGAACTAGATGCCTTATTAATTGATTATTTGGCTGTTCATCCAGATTTTCAAAACCGGGGATTAGGAAAGAAGATGGTAAAATATATTCATGAATGGTCTCTAAGTAACTTTGATGCTTTAATCATTGAGGTTGAAGCAGAAAAAACACCGGAAAACCTTAAAAGAATTCATTTTTGGCAGAAGTGTGGTTTTACTTTGACTGATTATATTCATCGCTATATTTGGGTGCCGGAACCATATAAGGCAATGTATATTCAAACCAAGTCTAGGCATAAGGAATTTACCGGTGAGGATTTGTTTAAGCATATTGGAAAGTTCCATAAAGCATCTTTTCATAGAAAGAGATAG
- a CDS encoding DsbA family oxidoreductase produces MGKRHLEDAIKQIDHPIEVTYRCYELDPTAGRDIKENIYEALAKKYVMSIEQAKANTERMVQMAKAAGLDYHMDTLILTNTFDAHRVTMFAKKHGLMKEMTERILHAYFTESKHIGDHKTLTDLAVEVGLDRAAVENMLASDEMANEVRADEQAAQQYRITGVPFFLINKKYALSGAQPTEAFVQAMRKVIQEDEIVVLNNDDGIVCDENGCEIPKK; encoded by the coding sequence ATTGGCAAAAGGCATCTGGAGGATGCCATTAAACAGATTGACCATCCAATTGAAGTAACGTATCGTTGCTATGAATTGGATCCGACAGCGGGTCGGGACATTAAAGAAAACATTTATGAAGCGTTAGCAAAAAAATATGTGATGAGTATCGAGCAAGCTAAAGCCAATACTGAACGAATGGTTCAAATGGCGAAGGCAGCTGGGTTGGATTATCATATGGATACGCTCATTTTAACAAACACCTTCGATGCACACCGTGTGACGATGTTTGCTAAGAAGCATGGTTTAATGAAAGAGATGACAGAGCGCATTTTACACGCGTATTTCACGGAATCCAAGCATATTGGTGATCATAAAACATTAACAGATTTGGCGGTAGAAGTGGGGTTAGACCGGGCAGCTGTTGAAAACATGCTTGCTAGTGATGAAATGGCGAATGAAGTACGTGCGGATGAGCAAGCCGCACAGCAATACCGGATTACCGGTGTTCCATTCTTCCTTATTAATAAAAAGTATGCCCTATCCGGTGCACAACCAACTGAGGCATTTGTTCAAGCAATGAGAAAAGTCATTCAAGAGGATGAAATCGTTGTGTTAAACAACGATGATGGAATCGTCTGCGATGAAAATGGTTGCGAAATTCCTAAAAAGTAG
- a CDS encoding SMI1/KNR4 family protein gives MMNLKTIFENKKVLFTGGVDIQAVEQAEMELAFKMPSDYKELLLKYGALASGGHEIAALGVDGYLNVVELTKKERVLANNQLDNYIVIENLATEGLLIVLDEEGQVYQYQKNALEKIYSDFKAYLKEEVL, from the coding sequence ATGATGAATTTAAAAACAATATTTGAAAACAAGAAAGTTCTTTTTACAGGAGGAGTGGATATTCAGGCAGTTGAACAGGCTGAAATGGAATTAGCATTTAAAATGCCTTCTGATTATAAGGAGCTATTACTGAAATATGGAGCCCTCGCATCAGGTGGTCATGAAATTGCAGCACTAGGTGTTGATGGTTACTTAAATGTAGTAGAATTAACCAAAAAAGAGCGCGTATTAGCTAATAATCAATTAGATAATTATATCGTTATTGAAAATTTAGCTACAGAAGGATTGTTAATTGTTCTTGATGAAGAGGGACAAGTATACCAATATCAGAAAAATGCTCTTGAAAAAATCTATTCTGATTTTAAGGCTTATTTAAAAGAAGAAGTTCTTTAA
- a CDS encoding HNH/ENDO VII family nuclease, producing MMGIDFSKNLDAVGDGVKNVGEVAHKSMENFHKNYVSKISPKDGKFGDATKFVAEMVPGVSEYNAVREGDWKAFAIAGGIDVAMIGITVATAGLATGAAVGVKAGTEVGKTAVKTAMREGTEAVAKEAIKEGNEAVAEKTVNEGVEAIGKKAVKEGTEVVAVKTEAVTLESKELILNEGKRFKPLDEALKGASPEEINIYEGAKLKKATFNNREALIRTDINYEVKDQFGRTNLERMEEGYAPLVDSQPIELHHIGQVMDSPLAELKWTEHRGEGNYSVLHDVAKESEINRHLFNLEKEAHWMARAEQIRVDGGI from the coding sequence ATGATGGGAATTGACTTTAGTAAAAATCTTGACGCTGTTGGTGATGGCGTTAAAAATGTTGGAGAAGTAGCACATAAATCTATGGAAAACTTCCATAAGAATTATGTGTCTAAAATTTCTCCTAAGGATGGAAAGTTCGGAGATGCAACGAAGTTTGTGGCGGAAATGGTTCCTGGTGTTTCTGAATACAATGCAGTCCGCGAAGGAGATTGGAAAGCTTTTGCTATAGCGGGTGGTATTGATGTTGCAATGATAGGTATAACGGTTGCGACTGCTGGCTTAGCAACTGGCGCAGCTGTTGGTGTGAAGGCAGGAACAGAAGTTGGAAAGACTGCGGTGAAAACAGCTATGAGAGAAGGAACAGAGGCTGTTGCTAAAGAAGCAATTAAGGAAGGAAATGAAGCTGTTGCAGAAAAAACTGTTAATGAAGGTGTAGAAGCGATAGGTAAGAAAGCGGTTAAAGAAGGCACTGAAGTAGTAGCTGTAAAAACGGAAGCTGTTACACTTGAGTCAAAGGAACTAATTCTTAACGAAGGGAAAAGATTTAAGCCTTTAGATGAGGCTTTAAAAGGTGCCAGTCCAGAAGAAATCAATATTTATGAGGGAGCCAAATTAAAGAAAGCAACTTTCAATAATCGTGAAGCATTAATCCGAACAGACATTAATTATGAAGTGAAAGATCAATTTGGGAGAACCAATTTAGAACGCATGGAAGAAGGCTATGCTCCTTTAGTGGACAGTCAACCCATTGAATTACATCATATAGGACAGGTAATGGATTCTCCTTTAGCGGAATTAAAATGGACTGAACATCGTGGAGAAGGAAATTACTCAGTTTTACACGATGTTGCTAAGGAAAGTGAAATCAATCGTCACCTGTTTAACTTAGAAAAAGAAGCGCATTGGATGGCGCGTGCAGAACAAATTAGAGTAGATGGAGGTATATGA
- a CDS encoding ATP-binding protein produces the protein MINNELMQTQGGELVYQDLSPAEQLDVKLDIIDETIRRRELSRLTEMEIAPFKNLGLPALEEDFINNVRLFKITEMVYQKGEPVTDKFTTVFNTLQTYKSSVFVVIDSNGKQTDFYLGVRSNGDNRSTVTLGDTLKNTLVGHFPGVKIENEDRSKIAALSTRIAKQHNVASVSVVGNNKNDKEQGNEQFVQGLEKLALAMHGRQFTGIIVAQNSSSDEIQRVRKSYQRLYTELSPLQKVQLNDSISNSESKSKSFFEMNGKQKAAMIAGTTTGVIGAVVGAAVGGIANPVGIMLGGQIGGTLGGLFQSLAPNVQVTESSSSSVTKTAENKAITDMLQLIDSQLKRTNEFDSYGMWNIAGYFISDDMSAAEIAASNYRSLMNGENSGREVSAINSWRSNFNNFGDLTQYLSRFVHPQFVYGGNVLTNASTAVSGKELGLHLGLPRNTVPGMPVIEHAEFGKEVNSYQLFPKKSSDNPKERITLGKVFDLGQITDKTVELDNKSLNMHTLITGSTGSGKSNTVYQLLNELHHDEIPFLVVEPAKGEYKDVFGNWDDVNVYSTNPNIAPLINLNPFKFPESIHVLEHVDGLVEIFSVCWPMYDAMPAFFKEAILKSYEEVGWDLGSSTFEVDEVEYPDFEILAEQLEKLIDETEYSAEVKGNYTGPLITRVKSLTVGLNKFIFTSEQTPYEKLFDENCILDISRVKSSETKALIMGLMVYILNEYRVDQKSENNVGLRHVTVLEEAHNLLKNTTAGGESDLIGKSVEMLTNTIAEIRTYGEGFIIVDQSPSSVDIAAIKNTNTKIVLRTPEANDREAVGRSMGLTPDQVNEIAKLPSGVAVVYQNDWISPVLTMVDKANVKESPYINNNPTAIKPIRESRTEIIRAIMEPWLPHDQIKHDELSSALNSLEVSREYRKLLSIMIATYTNHQGHIIWDVSSIPTLQNLLFDILSLSKTTFEGFVESGNPSTLRAFVQKKTTGLMKEQIDEICSVLTMEGANDGN, from the coding sequence ATGATAAATAATGAATTAATGCAAACACAAGGTGGAGAACTTGTTTACCAAGATTTATCTCCGGCAGAACAGCTAGATGTCAAGTTAGATATCATTGATGAAACGATTCGTCGAAGAGAACTTTCTCGTTTGACGGAGATGGAGATTGCTCCATTTAAGAATTTGGGATTGCCAGCGCTTGAAGAGGATTTCATTAATAATGTTCGACTATTTAAAATCACAGAGATGGTTTATCAAAAAGGTGAGCCAGTAACCGATAAATTTACCACAGTTTTTAATACGCTTCAAACCTATAAATCATCAGTGTTTGTGGTGATTGACTCTAATGGTAAGCAAACGGATTTTTATCTAGGAGTCCGGTCTAATGGCGATAATCGTTCGACAGTAACATTAGGAGATACCTTAAAAAATACACTTGTGGGGCATTTTCCTGGTGTGAAAATCGAAAATGAAGATCGTTCTAAAATTGCAGCATTATCAACTAGAATAGCTAAGCAACATAATGTAGCCTCAGTTAGTGTTGTCGGTAACAATAAAAATGATAAGGAACAAGGAAATGAACAGTTTGTTCAAGGGTTAGAAAAACTTGCTCTAGCGATGCACGGTCGTCAATTTACAGGGATAATTGTTGCTCAGAATTCATCTTCTGATGAAATTCAAAGGGTGAGAAAAAGCTATCAAAGACTTTATACGGAATTATCTCCATTACAAAAAGTACAGTTAAATGACAGTATTTCAAATTCTGAGTCAAAGAGCAAATCATTCTTTGAGATGAATGGTAAACAAAAGGCGGCAATGATTGCTGGAACGACTACGGGAGTCATTGGTGCAGTAGTTGGTGCAGCAGTTGGTGGTATTGCTAACCCAGTAGGAATTATGCTTGGTGGTCAAATTGGTGGAACATTAGGTGGACTATTCCAATCACTTGCACCAAATGTTCAAGTTACTGAATCATCTTCAAGTTCGGTTACAAAAACGGCAGAGAATAAAGCCATCACGGATATGCTACAACTTATCGATAGTCAGCTTAAAAGAACAAATGAGTTTGATAGTTATGGGATGTGGAATATTGCGGGATACTTTATTTCCGATGATATGTCTGCTGCCGAGATTGCTGCAAGCAACTATCGCTCGTTAATGAACGGTGAAAACTCTGGGCGTGAAGTGTCTGCTATCAACTCTTGGCGCAGTAACTTCAATAACTTTGGGGACTTGACTCAATACTTGTCACGATTTGTTCATCCACAATTTGTATATGGTGGGAATGTGTTAACTAATGCGTCAACAGCTGTTAGTGGTAAAGAACTTGGACTTCACTTGGGTCTGCCTCGAAATACAGTGCCCGGAATGCCTGTAATTGAACATGCTGAATTTGGTAAAGAGGTTAACTCGTATCAATTGTTTCCGAAGAAGTCTAGTGATAATCCTAAAGAACGCATCACGTTAGGTAAAGTGTTTGATTTAGGACAAATCACTGACAAAACAGTTGAACTTGATAATAAGAGTTTAAATATGCATACCTTAATTACTGGTTCAACTGGATCGGGTAAGAGTAACACTGTTTATCAATTGCTCAATGAATTACACCATGACGAGATTCCATTCCTAGTTGTTGAACCTGCCAAAGGGGAATATAAGGATGTATTTGGAAATTGGGATGATGTAAATGTTTACTCTACAAATCCAAATATCGCACCTTTGATTAACTTAAACCCATTTAAGTTTCCAGAATCAATTCACGTACTAGAACACGTAGATGGTTTAGTTGAAATATTCAGTGTATGTTGGCCAATGTATGATGCAATGCCAGCGTTTTTCAAAGAAGCAATTTTGAAATCATATGAAGAAGTTGGTTGGGATTTGGGGTCTTCAACTTTTGAAGTTGATGAAGTTGAATACCCTGACTTTGAAATTCTTGCGGAACAACTTGAAAAATTAATAGATGAAACTGAGTATTCTGCGGAGGTCAAAGGTAACTACACTGGCCCTTTAATTACTCGAGTCAAGTCTCTTACAGTTGGATTGAACAAATTCATCTTTACAAGTGAACAAACCCCATATGAAAAACTTTTTGATGAGAATTGTATCTTAGATATTAGCCGTGTTAAATCTAGTGAAACTAAGGCGCTCATCATGGGGCTTATGGTTTATATTTTAAATGAATATAGGGTTGATCAGAAGTCTGAAAATAATGTTGGGCTTAGACACGTCACTGTACTTGAAGAAGCGCATAATCTTTTGAAGAACACAACGGCTGGTGGAGAGTCTGATTTAATTGGTAAGTCAGTTGAAATGTTGACTAACACTATTGCAGAGATTCGTACTTATGGTGAAGGTTTCATCATTGTTGACCAATCACCTTCATCAGTAGATATCGCTGCAATTAAGAATACGAATACCAAGATTGTTTTGCGTACACCTGAAGCAAACGATCGTGAAGCAGTAGGACGCTCTATGGGATTAACGCCTGATCAAGTTAATGAAATTGCTAAATTGCCCAGTGGTGTGGCTGTCGTTTATCAAAATGACTGGATCAGTCCGGTTCTTACGATGGTTGATAAAGCTAATGTCAAAGAGAGTCCATATATCAATAATAATCCTACTGCAATTAAGCCGATTCGTGAGTCTCGAACGGAAATAATTAGAGCAATCATGGAACCGTGGTTGCCACATGACCAAATCAAACATGACGAACTTAGTAGTGCTTTGAATAGTTTGGAAGTTTCTCGTGAATATAGAAAACTTTTAAGTATTATGATTGCAACATATACGAACCATCAAGGTCATATTATCTGGGATGTAAGCTCAATCCCTACGCTGCAAAATCTGTTATTCGACATTCTTTCATTGTCCAAAACGACATTTGAGGGCTTTGTAGAGTCAGGCAATCCAAGTACATTGAGAGCATTCGTTCAAAAGAAAACTACAGGACTTATGAAAGAACAAATTGATGAAATTTGTAGTGTGTTAACGATGGAGGGAGCGAATGATGGGAATTGA